Proteins from one Rosa chinensis cultivar Old Blush chromosome 7, RchiOBHm-V2, whole genome shotgun sequence genomic window:
- the LOC112177981 gene encoding protein NUCLEAR FUSION DEFECTIVE 6, mitochondrial, whose amino-acid sequence MATSTAGRSIFRSCAGRSCGSVAQFATEAKAAGSPFRIGAKQPTSSPALRCPVELSFCVESMLPYHTATASALMTCMLSITRRSYGWLPEACNDDE is encoded by the exons ATGGCCACCTCAACAGCCGGCAGATCCATTTTCCGGTCATGCGCCGGCCGAAGCTGCGGCTCAGTGGCACAGTTCGCCACTGAAGCGAAAGCTGCTGGCTCACCGTTTCGCATCGGAGCCAAGCAACCTACATCATCTCCCGCTCTCAG GTGTCCTGTTGAATTGAGCTTCTGTGTGGAGTCGATGCTGCCCTACCACACTGCCACAGCTTCGGCTTTGATGACTTGCATGCTTTCCATAACACGCCGCAGTTACGGTTGGCTTCCAGAAG CTTGCAATGATGATGAATGA
- the LOC112175256 gene encoding uncharacterized protein LOC112175256 — protein MVGLKTHLVPLLLFSLSALFFFSYFHSSLPLLSSPHPNPNPNFTLHPPNPDFTFIIKLLAYNRLDSLSRCLRSLAAADYLSDRVHLHVHIDHFTLPDDDADLKLLESRRILDFVDGFEWRFGEKLVHYRTANVGLQAQWLEAWWPSSDHEFAFVVEDDLEVSPLYYKFLKNLILNYYYNASNSRPYIYGASLQRPRFVPGKHGNKLKLDDRTRLFLYQLVGTWGQLLFPKPWKEFRLWYDKNKAKGIKPYLDGMVTTGWYKKIGEKIWTPWFIKFIHTRGYFNIYTNFLHERALSVSHRDAGVNYGKTAGPDSHILDESSLEFKFWDMQPLGDLKWYDFCFREIFPERVVASLEELGSVLNSVQKHNNVIFVSLFGVKEMVISNLLCHFESLNLRNYILIGPESEFLFDLARRGHSVIITNRFLESVGAYELLTVHNSYVQVISEILVKVYVLQKCLESRYSSWVVDGNMLPVSMDPFVVESDPSYDFYVGTSSELFFARGSSFAEKDVWGTDFISKFAMMVNSLLVRQQSISFGYVMAKFLELKKGVRVNILDETSFGLRIDNSNVNQSLGDGKKIVFWPKDMASDIVQKRLQEIGIWVINDDSSCKAVVCHR, from the exons ATGGTGGGACTCAAAACACACTTGGTTCCActcctcctcttctctctctccgccctcttcttcttctcttactTCCActcctccctccctctcctctcctccccacacccaaacccaaaccctaatttcaccCTCCACCCCCCAAACCCCGATTTCACCTTCATCATCAAACTCCTCGCCTACAACCGCCTCGACTCCCTCTCCCGCTGCCTCCGCTCCCTCGCCGCCGCCGACTACCTCTCCGACCGCGTCCACCTCCACGTCCACattgaccattttaccctcccCGACGACGACGCGGATCTCAAGCTGCTGGAGTCGCGTCGGATCCTGGACTTCGTCGATGGTTTCGAGTGGAGGTTCGGAGAGAAGCTCGTGCATTACCGGACTGCGAATGTGGGCCTCCAGGCCCAGTGGCTCGAGGCCTGGTGGCCCAGCTCCGATCACGAGTTCGCTTTCGTTGTGGAAGATGACTTGGAGGTGTCGCCGCTCTATTACAAGTTTCTCAAGAATCTGATTCTGAATTACTATTACAATGCCTCCAATTCTCGCCCTTACATCTATGGAGCTTCGCTACAGAGACCAAGGTTTGTTCCAG GTAAACACGGTAACAAACTAAAATTGGATGATAGAACACGGCTCTTTCTATACCAACTGGTTGGTACTTGGGGTCAACTTCTCTTTCCGAAACCTTGGAAAGAGTTCAGGTTGTGGTACGacaaaaacaaggcaaaaggCATTAAGCCATATCTCGATGGCATG GTGACTACTGGGTGGTATAAAAAGATCGGAGAGAAGATATGGACACCTTGGTTTATTAAATTCATTCACACTCGTGGCTATTTCAATATCTACACCAACTTTTTACATGAGAGGGCGCTTAGCGTCTCTCACAGAGATGCTGGTGTTAATTATGGGAAAACAGCTGGGCCTGATTCACATATATTGGATGAAAGTTCTCTTGAATTTAAGTTCTGGGATATGCAACCGTTGGGTGATCTCAAGTGGTATGATTTTTGTTTCAGAGAAATATTTCCTGAAAGAGTAGTTGCGAGCCTTGAAGAACTTGGGTCTGTTCTTAATTCTGTGCAGAAACACAACAATGTTATTTTTGTCAGCCTGTTTGGGGTTAAAGAGATGGTAATTAGCAACTTGCTATGCCACTTTGAGAGTCTAAATTTGCGGAACTATATACTTATTGGCCCCGAGTCTGAATTCCTGTTTGATCTGGCAAGAAGAGGACATTCAGTGATCATTACGAACCGGTTTCTGGAGAGTGTAGGAGCTTATGAATTGCTTACTGTGCACAATTCTTATGTGCAAGTGATCAGTGAAATATTAGTGAAAGTCTATGTATTACAAAAGTGTTTAGAATCTAGGTACAGTTCCTGGGTGGTGGATGGGAACATGCTTCCAGTCAGCATGGACCCATTTGTCGTCGAGTCTGATCCCTCATATGATTTCTATGTTGGTACGAGCTCAGAACTTTTCTTTGCCAGAGGGTCATCTTTTGCTGAAAAAGATGTTTGGGGTACtgatttcatatcaaaatttgCAATGATGGTGAACTCTCTGCTTGTTAGGCAACAGAGCATAAGTtttgggtatgtaatggccaaGTTCTTGGAACTGAAGAAGGGTGTGAGAGTGAACATTCTCGATGAGACAAGCTTTGGTCTTAGGATTGATAACAGTAATGTTAATCAATCTTTAGGTGATGGAAAGAAGATAGTATTTTGGCCTAAGGATATGGCTTCAGATATTGTTCAGAAGCGGCTTCAAGAAATCGGTATTTGGGTTATAAATGATGACTCTTCTTGTAAGGCTGTTGTTTGCCACCGGTAA